In the Mesorhizobium sp. WSM2240 genome, GGCAGCGTTCGTATCCGCATAAGACGCGGAATGTTCATGGAATAGATAGATTTCGGAGCGCAGAGGCAAGCAGATGGCAGCGGCGGATCGGGCATTTCCCACGTCAGCCGGGATCTTCTTCGGACTCGGACTAGGCGGATTTTTCGACGGTATCGTGATGCACCAGATCCTTCAATGGCATCACATGGCGACAAGCGCCGGGTATCCTGCCGACAATGTCGAGAATCTAAAACTAAACACGCTGCTCGACGGGCTCTTTCACGCCGTCACGTATATCTTCGTCGTGGTAGGCCTCCTGCTTCTTTGGCGGAAGGCACATCGCACCCACCTGTGGTGGTCGGGCAAGATGCTCACCGGTACGATTCTGATGGGATTCGGCCTGTTCAACCTGGTCGAAGGTATCCTGAACCACCACGTCCTGGTGTTCCATCACGTTAACGAAACAGTACCCCGTTCACAATGGATGTGGTGGGACCTGGGGTTCCTCGCTTGGGGCGTGATCATGCTGGTGCTTGGATGGGCGCTCTATCGGGCGGGAAAGCGAAGCACTCTCTCGGCCGATCATACTGGCTAAGCTGGCTGCAACAGCCGCTCGGGACGTCGCCATCTCATCCGCTTTGAGAGGCGACCGCAGCCCGCAGGCAGTGGCGGCGAAGCCGCGCTCCATTGTCGGTGGCCAAGCGGTTGATCTTGTTGTGCGGCCGGCGCCCCAGCCAACTTTGTTCAGCAAAGTCGTGTGAGCGTCATCACCGGCCGTCGTGTAAGCCAAGTTTTGTCGCGGCGGAGTTGGGAAATGCGTCGCTCATCACTTTGTTCTTAATTATTGCGGCGAGTTACCGGGGGACCAGCGCTTCAATGAACCTGCATCGAAAGGATCACTCCTAAACGCGCGCCCCGTCGAATTGGAGGGCGGCGGCGGAAATGGCCGAGGTAGTTACGGCATCGTCCGAACACGTTTCGCCAAGCGTTTCGAGGAGCCGGTAGCGCGCGCGGCTCAGGCGGCTCTTGATTGTTCCGATGGCGCAGCCGCATATGCTTGCCGCATCGTCGTAGCTGGTCCCGAGAACGCCTATCAAAACAATAACTTCGCGCTGGTCGTGGGGCAGAGCTTCGATGGCCCGCGCCATCTCTTGGCTGCGTAGCGACCATTCCTGGCCCGCCGCGATCGCGGGCCGGCTTGAAGCGCAATCGAGCAGACCGGGTGCCTCGCGATTCGCCATTTTGATGCGCGTATAGAAAGTGTTGCGCATTATGGTGAAAAGCCAGGATTTCATATTGGTCCCGGGCTGGAAGCGGTTGATGTTTGCGATACCTTTCATCAGCGTCTCCTGGACTAGGTCATCGGCATCGCTGGCATCCTTGGCGAGCGTTCGGGCGAAGGCCCGCAAGGCAGGGATGAGGGTCACAAACTCGCTCCGCTCTGTTAGCATGTCTATCTCCGAGATCGATAAGCCTGGTCAGTTTGATAGGCCCACGCTAACCTGTCGAAAGGAGGTCGGTTCCACATTGGCGTCGCAGTTTTGGAATTACTTACCTGCAGACTAACAAATGCTAATTTCCGGCATCTTGCGGCTCGGGACGACAGTTTGGAAATCTTATTGCGGTCCGTCCTCGCGACCGAAGCGGCACACCCTCATCAAGCATTTGAGCTGTCCGTTGAGGGTCGCGTCCGTTCCACATTCGGACCTGATGCGCGCGGCGAAAGGGAGTCCTTCACGCACAAAGGGATTGGCCAGCAAACCGCAATCGCTTAGAAAAGGCTCAGTCTGATCATCGGTGTTTCCTCGCCCCGGTGGGCGATCATAAGCACCAGAAGGAGAAGGCTGTGGCACAACGCAACGAACCACCTTACTGGGGCGTCGGTGCCCCCGGCATATCGTGACGGGCACTTTCACAGCGCTGATCCTGGCTCTTGAGCGCCGAGACCACGTCAGCGAGGAAGAGAAGAGGTTATTGGAGCAGCTGCCGTTCCGAATCCGGACGTTTGCTGCTGGTGAGAGACTTGTGGCGGAGAGCTCCCGTCCAACCGAAAGCTGTCTTGTCCTGAGCGGCTTTGCAGCCCGCCAGCAATACGTCGCCGACGGCAAGCGCCAACTTACTGCAATTCATATAGCGGGCGACTTCGTTGACCTGCACTCGATGCTGTTAAAGGTCATGGACCATAGCGTCGTGTCGCTTGGGGGCTGCCTCGCCGCGTTCGTGCCCCATACCAGTCTCCAGGCCATGATCGCTGCGTCGCCCCATCTCGGTCGTCTGCTGTGGCTTTCTACTGTGATAGATGGCGCCATAGAGCGGAACTGGGTCACCTGCCTCGGCCGGCGGCCGTCCAATACTCACCTTGCTCACCTGATATGCGAGCTCTACGCACGCCTGGAAGCTGTAGGGCTGGTCCGTGGCCAAAGCTTCGACCTACCCGTTACGCAGTCCGACATTGCCGATATCGTTGGCTTATCAGTCGTACACGTTAATCGGATGATCCAGGAGTTGCGCGTGTCTGGGCTGATCAAATGGGGTCGCAAAAGGGTGACCGTTCTTAATATCGATCGCCTTCGCGAGTTGGCGGATTTTGACCCGACTTACTTGAACCTGATACGAGAGCCTCGGTAATGTGAATGCAGTTTTCGCTATGAGGCGACGGGATTGCTCGTCCCGACGATGACCACCACTGCGAGGACCGGCTAGTGGGCCGACTTTGATCTCTCCGGCTGGTTTATGAGTTTTCACCATCCAAAAGCGATGCTTCCACGAAGGCCATTGGCGCCTTAAGGGTCCAAACTACGCCGCTGGGGTTGTATTGAAGGTCGGCGGTCCCGCTCACCGCCTGAGGAGCCACTCGCTTCAGCACAACTGTTCCAAAGCCGCCAGAAGCGATCGACTTTACTTCGGGACCGTCGGTCTCGGTCCATGTAAGTGCAACCGACCTTCCGCTATCGGAATCGACAACGTCCCAATCAACCGAGATCCGGCCGCTGCTGCCGGACAAAACGCCGTATTTGGCCGAATTGGTAGCCAGTTCGTGAAATGCCATGCCAAGGTACTGGACGGCGTTGGGGCTAAGTGTGATCGAAGGGCCCGACATGGAGATCCTTTCCTCGGTGCCAAAGGGCTTCGCCTGCGCCAGCACCAATTCAAAGATCGTGGCTCCTCTCCAGTCGGCCGAGACAAGCAGATCGTGGGAGCGCGCCAGAGCCATTATCCGCTCCCGCACCTGGCGCTCGAAAACTTCCGGGGATTCCGAGCGCTTGTTGGTCTCGCGGATCATTGAGAGGATCACCGAATACTGGTTCTTAACCCGGTGGTTGACCTCTCGCATCAGCATGCGAATTCGATGTTCGCTTTCTTTACCCGCTGATATGTCGCGGGCAATCTTCGAAGCGCCGACGATACGTCCTGAAGCATCGCGCACCGGCGAAACTGTGAGCGAGACGGGCACAAGACTCCCGTCCTTGCGCTGACGGATGGTCTCATGGCTTTCGACTGGTTCACCGTTTCGGATGCGGGCGAGGATCTGAGGCTCTTCGTCCTGATGGTCGGCTGGAATGAGCGTGGTCACCGGCTTTCCGATGATTTCTTCGGCGGTGTACCCGAAGAGCCGTTCGGCAGCTCGGTTCCAACTTTTGATCACTCCATTCAGATCTTTGCTGACAATCGCGTCAAAGGACGATTCCACGATAGCCGCTAGATGATTTCCGGCCTCTTCTGCCTTTTTCAGATCAGTGAGGTCGACCAGCATGTTCACAGCGCCAGTAAGCTCGCCCTTCTCATCCAGTATGGGTGTCGGAAACGGGAGAAACGGGAACAGCGTGCCGTCTGGGCGCTGGGCGAGCGCCTCCACATTGCGGACGGGTCGCTTTTCCTTGAGCGCGATTGCCATCGGGCACTCGGCATGGGGGAGTTCTTTTCCGTCGGGAGTGAAAAGGCGGAAAGTTACACACCACTCGTCTTTGCCGATTTCCGGCTCACGTCCGGCGAATTCCACCGCAGCCTGGTTGTAGTAGGTGATCGTCCCAGCCTTGTCTGTGGTGTAGACCGCTATAGGAAGAGCGTCGAGGATTTGATGGAACCGGTCGTCCTGCCGTTTGAGCTCCTGGCGAGCAAGAGTCAGTTCCGTGACATCCACCGTGAAGCAACGGGTGTTGACCAGTTCTCCATCGCTGAACCGGCCGCTGGATGTGATTTCCACATGCTTGACGGAGCCGTCGCGGGCCCGCATTTGGGCTGGGTATTTATTGATCTCGTCCCCGGCGCTCAGGCGCGCCAGAACATCGTTGGCGACCTCTCTTTCGACATAGAAATCGGCGATATGGCGGCCGATATACTCGTCCGCATCATAGCCCAGCAGTTCGAGCTCGGCCCTGTTTGCATGCAGTATGGTGCCGTCCGTTCCGACAAGATGGAGCGGAAGGCTGCCGTTCTCGAAGAAGTCTCTCAAATCGGCCTCGTCGGGGCCGCTTCTCTTGAATGGTGTCCCCTGGATGCTGACGATCATGCCGGAGCCATTACCGACCCGCGAAGTCCCACCTTGATCCATGAATCCCCCGGCAATCTACCAATAATATCGGCGGTTGGCCTAACCTCCCCAAACTCGAACAGTCGGAGTTGGTTCCAACAATATTCAGGACTTTTATTCAGCCGACGCTCGTCGCTCGTCAGAACATAGCCGGCATCGCGCCCTATTTGGTGAATGAATGGCAGGCGGACACGGTGAATCCGAGTTGCTGCCAGAATTGGGCGAAAAGCACCGGCTCCGGTGGCTTCAAGCGCGCTCCGAGCCTGATTTAACCCTAATGATAGTCGGGAGATTTGACGGCCAGTAGGCCTGCTATGCCGCCCGCTGATCCTTGCCAGCCACGATCGCCAGCAAGCCAGCCTTGTCTTGGACGCCGTTTTCGAAAGCCGCCATAAGCGCTTTCGCCAGATGACTTGCGGCAGGGGAGTTTGGAGCGGTCTCGTTCCTGGCGCACGTCTCCTCGAAAACCTCCTTCAGGAGCGCAAGGTCAATGGAAGTGAGATAGCCGCCGTCAGACATCGCCTGTTCCTTCCTTCGAAAGAGAAGCCCGAAAGCCCGCGCTCTCGAAAATTTAATCCGGCTTTCCCTCCCGTCAATGTGAAGATTGAGGTACGATTCGTACAATTGCTGGCAACCCGTCGGGGTGCAAACCTCCAATGGGCCAGCAGGTCACGGAGGCGGGCACCTCGGATACCGTGCTTGGTAGCCGACATTCGACGACCGACGCTCGCAGCCCGCA is a window encoding:
- a CDS encoding DUF2243 domain-containing protein, which encodes MAAADRAFPTSAGIFFGLGLGGFFDGIVMHQILQWHHMATSAGYPADNVENLKLNTLLDGLFHAVTYIFVVVGLLLLWRKAHRTHLWWSGKMLTGTILMGFGLFNLVEGILNHHVLVFHHVNETVPRSQWMWWDLGFLAWGVIMLVLGWALYRAGKRSTLSADHTG
- a CDS encoding sigma-70 family RNA polymerase sigma factor; the protein is MLTERSEFVTLIPALRAFARTLAKDASDADDLVQETLMKGIANINRFQPGTNMKSWLFTIMRNTFYTRIKMANREAPGLLDCASSRPAIAAGQEWSLRSQEMARAIEALPHDQREVIVLIGVLGTSYDDAASICGCAIGTIKSRLSRARYRLLETLGETCSDDAVTTSAISAAALQFDGARV
- a CDS encoding Crp/Fnr family transcriptional regulator, coding for MTGTFTALILALERRDHVSEEEKRLLEQLPFRIRTFAAGERLVAESSRPTESCLVLSGFAARQQYVADGKRQLTAIHIAGDFVDLHSMLLKVMDHSVVSLGGCLAAFVPHTSLQAMIAASPHLGRLLWLSTVIDGAIERNWVTCLGRRPSNTHLAHLICELYARLEAVGLVRGQSFDLPVTQSDIADIVGLSVVHVNRMIQELRVSGLIKWGRKRVTVLNIDRLRELADFDPTYLNLIREPR
- a CDS encoding PAS domain S-box protein codes for the protein MIVSIQGTPFKRSGPDEADLRDFFENGSLPLHLVGTDGTILHANRAELELLGYDADEYIGRHIADFYVEREVANDVLARLSAGDEINKYPAQMRARDGSVKHVEITSSGRFSDGELVNTRCFTVDVTELTLARQELKRQDDRFHQILDALPIAVYTTDKAGTITYYNQAAVEFAGREPEIGKDEWCVTFRLFTPDGKELPHAECPMAIALKEKRPVRNVEALAQRPDGTLFPFLPFPTPILDEKGELTGAVNMLVDLTDLKKAEEAGNHLAAIVESSFDAIVSKDLNGVIKSWNRAAERLFGYTAEEIIGKPVTTLIPADHQDEEPQILARIRNGEPVESHETIRQRKDGSLVPVSLTVSPVRDASGRIVGASKIARDISAGKESEHRIRMLMREVNHRVKNQYSVILSMIRETNKRSESPEVFERQVRERIMALARSHDLLVSADWRGATIFELVLAQAKPFGTEERISMSGPSITLSPNAVQYLGMAFHELATNSAKYGVLSGSSGRISVDWDVVDSDSGRSVALTWTETDGPEVKSIASGGFGTVVLKRVAPQAVSGTADLQYNPSGVVWTLKAPMAFVEASLLDGENS